GTGGGACAGTATTTAATGAGATTGAGTAGATCTACATGAATACTGATTTACACACGTTCAGTTTACTGCATGAATTCATTCAGATCAGCCCCTTGTGCAGAATTCAGATGGGATCAGCTTGCCTGTCATGTCCAACACACAAATATTAAATCGCGAGTTTTACAGTTTTGATTTGGCCACCGTGGCACCACACATTAAGGGAGTGATGTCACAGTTCAGTCTGTGTAGGATCTCACTCCACGACCCACAATTCAACGACATTCAGGCAAAACAAGAATCTGGCAAAATGGTGGTCTAATCATCCAACTAAAACAATCTTCATGTATGGTTACGATGTGCTGCAGCTAGACATGGAAGGAGAACAGGAAAGGGTAGGGCTTGTGCAATGTGTGTaatcctccccctcctcttcaccaGACTAACTAGTCTAACCAGTGTAACCTCAATTCCCAGATGAAAAGTGCTTCTGCGTCTTGGTTGAAGTCTTAAAAAGACTTcaggaggagctgctgctgctgtaagaGGCCAGGGATCATTCAGGGATCTCCAGCGCCATCACTTCAGGCTTCATCTTGAAGTACTGATTGAACCGCAGCACAGCGTACctgagcagagacacagagaggaggtCAGACAGAGTGTGCAGTGCCCTCCCTCTAGTGGCTGATCATAGTCACTGCAGGAAATACAAGTCCTAAAGCAGCTCTGATCACTGCCAATCAGTACACACagatgacattttaaaagaaCCAAACTAAAAAGCTTGTaaaattatattgtaaaaaatattttgtactagtgtactattaaaaaaaaaagtataaaacacacacacattatatatagtgCTTACCTGAGAAAGTCAAAGTCGATAGTGGAGTACTTGGCTTGAATGAGCGCCCAGAAGCCCCAGAAGAAATGAGAAGCCTGCAGGACAGAGATGAGCAGACCCTGTATTATTAAACTGATCTGGTCTAAACAGGACTTCTTACAAACAACTAGGAGCAAGGGGGCAGTGAAAAGCAGGACTGCATTCACAATGCGTGGAATAACTACTCGTAACAATCATCCGTGGACAGTTTGATCAAATTCAGATAAGCAGGCAATCGCCAAGATACCAATACGAAATGAAAGGACATCACTGACCTAGAGTCTTAGTGTCCTATTAATTTGTGCTaaggaatgtccttaccaagtttcatcagaacTGGATGAGCGATTCTCAATATACTAAAAATGGAAGTGTGACTTACAAAGCTCATGCACATGAGGGGGCCTCCTCGCAGGGGGATAAACAGTGGCAGCGTTGCAACAACATATAAAAACGTTACAATTTCTTCAGTTTGGTTAAGCAGTATGTCAGGTAGAGTGAAATCAAAAGCGTCCACGTGATCAAGAACAAACACACTCAAGAACACTGCTTCCCATTAAAACACGGCAAACAGACTGGTCCAGTTCACAGAGTTTAGTCTTCTGTGACGCGACACATTCCCGGCTCACCAGGATCAAAGGGGGCTAGGTTGTTAAACAGGCACAAAGGTTCACATCAGTGGGAAGTGTCCTTAGATAACATTATCCGATGGGCCACACAGGAACACATCATATGAGGGACTGCATTTCCCTAATGACCCGGATGCATtttaattagatttgttttaCAGAGGATCTGCATTATACATTAATTTGCAGTGGAACTTGTTCCTCAGGTCTGTCAGTAATTAACtgcagaagaaaaaagaaagaagaaataaCCTCAGCTACTGTAACACACTGAATCTTGAGATGACTCCATACAACACTATGGCTTAACTTCAACATGCAGAGACCCAAGTTTATAATTCAGTTTAATAACAGAGCAGAGAATGCAatacaaacttatttttatatagcgcccttcacgccACAGCATCCCAGAGCACTGtacaacattaaaaacaagaGTGCTCTTGTGTATAATACACTCCAATTATAtaaaaattgcatttaaaaaaagtcaatttaGACTCCAATCGAAAttttcaacctgcctaatgtcaaCCCGAACAGTTCCACAaaacgaggagcacaacagcaaaaagttCTAAACCCAAAAAAATGTAGGCTACTGGCATTAAGGAAATATCATGTGCTGGGGGCTCCTCCCAAACTGTATGTACTGCTGCCTGGCACGTTAGTTTGGTCCCATCATCTAAATGGATATCGGAAGTGTTCTGCGGGAGAGAGAAGGCAATATACAAGCTCTATAGAAGAAGCTCTGCAGACTCACCAGAGCAAACTTGTTGATCTGCACGTAGAGCGTCTCGATCTCACACTCtgtcacctcctcccccttcttggTGAAGCGCTTGTAGGCCTGCAAgtagatgtgcagccactgcaTCTGTAACTCCCTGCTGGGGTAGAGGGAGTAGTCCACCTCGCTTACTCCTGGCAGGAAAACGCACCCAAACAAGCATCCGAACACACACACGGCATGCAAATggacacaacacagacacaccgCACGGAAACGCACACAGCACAGACAAACGCAACACCCACGGACATGAATGCAAATCAGACCAGCGttcaagcagacacacacaccaacacacgcacgcgcacacataCCGAAAAAAGTGGGGAAGAGGtaaagagagagatttaaaaatcATTCTCACATGAGGGAGCAATACTAGGAAGCGCTTTGCAGCATCAGGTATCAAGGACTTGATCTCATTTACATGCAAGACCCCTATTTTAATAATGAATGCAAATGCTTCAATGCGTTCCTACTACTGCTCTGGGCTGGATGGAGTTATCAACAACACCCAACAATAATGATACATTTACTTACAACCTTCTCCACCTGCTGTGGAACAACAGCTACTGGCCCAGGACAGGGGAGCAGGTACGAGGGTAGTAAAGCTTCAGAGCTATGGGAATGGATTCTGCACTGACCTCATGGGCCATGCTGGCCTTCACTTACCTGCAAACTCATTGAAGTGGTTCCCAATGTCAAAGGCCTGGTAATTGTAGCTGGCATACTCGTAATCTATAAAACGGACTTGGCCTGAGGAAGCAGAGGAGGAGATCAGCTGCCATTTATGAATCcaattaaccctttcacacatGGCGAACTCATATGAGAACGCCATTTTTCCCTCCATATAAAgcaacagaaaaatatatatattctgtatcgAAACTttattttcagctattttcagtatttcatgcatgaaagggttaaacacagaGAGAAAAGTGTCAGAGATCCGTGACCAACTGGAGAAGGTTTTTAATGAACGAAACGCTTACTATACAGTTTAGAAATAGTTTACTAATCTATACAGCATTCCCCGATCTGCAAATACAAAACTAGGGACATGATCAGATTTTCTGCACTTACTAAACACTAAAACCACTTATATTAACCAGGCAGAAATTAAGAGGAAGAGGAATTATAcatgtcagtatttttaaatgtgcttgtTTCCCAGTAACAGCAGGGGCTagggtaataaaacaaaatcaaaatctACTTAAGATAATTTAAGCCAGCCAGCTGtgtataataatgtaataaagcTCTGTGAGAGAGCGGGTGTGTGGGCCCTTGCCTTCTTTGTCGTTGTGGATGATGTTTTTACACAGCAGGTCATTGTGACAAAGCACTATGGGAGAGCCGAGCTGCGAGAGGTGCTCCTTCATCCACGCCATTTCCTGTTCAAGCACTTCCAGGCTGGGCACTTCCTGCTGGATCCTAGAAATCAATAAAATCAATCTATTCAGAAACGCAGCAGGTAATCCAAGCACAGCGGCTGCAAGCAGTTCTCGCAAAGCTCTGCTTGCGAGCAGGGCTGGGATGTGTGTTCCCACAGTCTTAATACTTGAGCTCCCCTTCCTGTGCAAGCAGGTTAATTCAGGTCTCAGTATCGAGGACTGTATGAGAGTATTCTCACAGCAGGCTGAGTgatcatgcacacacacactctcgctGGAAACAAGAACACTCAGGAAAATTCAAAACCAAATGACTCCAAGTGAGGTTTTATTTATATCCCCTTCTCAGACAGACTTACAGCCCCATGTATTGCGATTGTTTCTGAGAACTGCTATTGCAACTGTTTTGCTAGAGCGATACTGTAATTAGAGCAGGCTGATTACCAGCGGAACTGAGCCAACAAGACAGACCACCACTTCCTTTCCAGGCTAATGGGCTTAGTCCAGTGCTCTAATCCTGCAGACAGCAAGACAGGCAGACACAAATCCATCCAGCCGAGCTGTACATACTATACTCCTAACAatataatacagtgtgtgaacatgaatacatacatttaaacacCATATGGAAGATGTGCAAAGTGTCACTGAAAAGTTTCCATCACCACTGCATTGAAAATGACGACCGTCACGTGGAGGCTACTTAAAGATGACATCGTCAGTGTTCGCATATTtatggtaaacacacacaccctcctgtCTTACCttgagtaattttttttttttttttgcaataactCACTGTGACTGATGCTCACTTATAGTTTTATCAACTTTAGTAGAGAAGCCACCATACCCAGTTTTATCACACAAGCTATTCTCAAGGTAGTTGAAGAACCCTTTCTTGATAAGCACCCTGCTCCAgattcattcaggtctcagttaAACACCAGTTAAAAGACTGCAGCTGTAACTGCTAGCGGTGAAGGGGACAGTGGACTGAACTGGGCAGTGTGAAGGGTGCCGGGGGGGTTGGGGGCTGACTTCTTACCTGATGTTGGAGGCCTCTGCTGTGAACTCTGTGGTCACAAGGGAGAAGTATTTCCGCAGCTTGATCCACAGGTTGGGTTTGGGAATGCAGCCGTTGTGGGCATGGATAGTGTGGATCCGTGCCATCTCCACAGCAATCAGTCTGCAGGggaattgaattattattattattattattattattattattattattattattattattattattattattattattattattaaataaagagCAAGATCTATACTAGAGATTACCTGCATAGTATAACATCCCTATGTACACTATGCTAAGTGACATTATAATAAACATGACTACTTCTCTAAATATGTATAGAGAGagaaaattcaatgacaaaacgTTTCGACCAGAATTCTTTCTCAACGTCTTCAATGTTGATATGGATTCTGGTTCACAGTCTTGTATCCCAGACCCTGTTTGCTGAGTGGTCTTtgtaagcaggtttgactgtaattACACTCTCTAGGGGCTGGAGTTTCTCTGCCGGAGTTGGGAAACTCACCCCAACTCCATGTAAGGATCAATACCAAACGAATCACAACACATAATTGTTCAGAAGATTTTTAATGATATACTCAGGGTTCGAAACTTTCACTAGCCCTGCattcagtcctgggtttcagaactccccttgttgAAGTACATTATTGAAATCAACAGGCGCCAGGCcgctgctaaatctgctctgaattaACTGATCACACTTGAATAAGTCTCATCTGCATCTGCAGGTTGACTGTTAGGAGCCATTCATGCAGCTATAAGACAAGGAACAATATGATTAACAGGGGTTCCACAAATTCCAACCTactaaatcatttaaataatatacttaattAATGGTAGCttggaaacccaggactgggtgcagggctagtgtgtcTAACCCTGTATGCTACTTTGGGGTTCAGATCAAGTCTAGGGATTGAGGTTCAGATTGCATCCCATTAAAGACATCCTGAAAGTCTGTTACCTGAAAAGCACAGGGTCCCGGACGTGTTGGGGTCCCATTGCGTCCCCCTGCATGAACTCATAGCACAGCCCATTCTGGAAGGTACAGTAGAGGTGCGGGGCACAGCCGTTGGCGTGCAGGACTTGAAAACTCTTCAGCTCATTGTCCCGATCCACAAACAGCTCTGTCTTATTCCCATAGACCCGGACCAGCACCGTGTCGGCCGGGCACTCCTCCAAATAGCAGCCCACCAGCTTGTTAGTGATGCCATCCGTGAACAactggaggaggagagagagagaggagagtcaCGCTCAACTCCCACCAGCCTTCCTGCGCCCAACAGGCTAGGTTTCTCTTTCAACAAGTAACTCAATATTTGTTTTACACTTGAATACTTTTCCAGATCATAAGACAGCATTCCCCATCAGCCTCTGAGGCTCCTGTTTGCTGTGTAGCTATAGTGATGGTTCCATGCACACCAGACTACAATATGCATAACAAATAATAGGAGCAGAAACAGAAACCTGGCTGGAGAGCTGTTGTCTGGATTAACTCGGATACACCTCTACTATGGAAATGCCTTAATGAGTTTATCCAGGTGAAATATATTGACATTGTCCCAAGTGCCTCTAAAACCCCTTCTCTCTTGTACATGGGGCTAGCTCCTTTTGAATGGAAGGTTTATGCTGCAGAAGTATATGGCCCTTCAGTAGAACCAACTTCATTCTTGGTGGGGGTTCCCCACTGATGACGGAAATGATAATGAGGTGTGGGAACCCactgatatgaaaaatagtgaattctggccAACTCAGATAATTTGGATTGAAGGAATACCAAATAAATACCTGATTAAAAAGACCATTGTTACCagtaactgttattattattatttatttcttagcagacgcccttatccagggcgacttacaattgttacaacatatcacattatacattatttcacagtatacagatatcacattatttttacatacaattacccatttatacagttgggtttttactggagcaatctaggtaaagtaccttgctcaagggtacaacagcagtgtccccgaccggggattgaacccacaaccctccagtcaagagtccagagccctaaccactactccacactgctgccctgttaagaGCAATACtattataatattgtaaaacTGCACTGGTTTAGAAATGGTTAAACAAGGAGAAACATGATTGCAGAAATCTTTGTTAGCCTAAATGAAGGTtcagtaaaactaaaaaaaaaactatgacctAATGCAATAACCCGGATGGAGCCTCTTCAGAATGTGCTTGCAGCTAAAGTTTCTTATCAGCAAGAAACAGCTTAACCCAGACCGGGGCCCCTTGCCTGCACATTTTACATAAGTATGTACCAAGCTCTTCTTTGTGCCTGAGAAATGTGTTTTAGCAAGTAAGGCTAaatttactgacacacacacaggtgctttAACTCAAAGACCGGCCCGCTTAGTCTTAGCTGGTGCGCTTGCTGGAGACCTCTCTGTGAAGCTGACTGCTGGTGTTGTATTCAGAGACTAGTTTGGACGACTGTCCTTTCTTTGTCCTGGTTTATATttctctaaaataaaaaaagagggtaagcataatcttgaatttatatctcacctaTATTGAAGCATAAGGCTATAATGATAGGATTATTATATGCAGCTTCAGGGAGGATGTTATAGGTTAGCTTTGGGTGTTTTAGGCTGACAAAGTACGTGTTGTAACCATATTGTTTTATAGTATTGatgctgttagtttgcaaagacGCCAGACTGCCTGGATTGTCTAGGAGCTAGGATTCAAAGTCGATCTCTGATCACTTGATCCATTTAAGCGTTAATAAAACCAAAAAGGGGTCAAATATATACTTTGATTGGTTAAACTTTGAATAAACAGAGTCTACGTGATTATTCTTGATTGAAGATtgtctgggtatgtgaaaatctgtaagccagCACACAAACGATCCACTACAGGAGTTTAAACCATCTATTTGTGCTCCTGAGCCTCCCCAGGTCTATTAGAGAATAAAAAAGGGCACGAATGTGACAATATGTTGATCCAAATACTAGCATCTCTTAGCTCATTAAACAGGGCATTTCTGTACCATGTTTATTAAAACTAACATACCTGCATTCTGTTGTTAAAAGAACCCTAAACACTACATGCCCTTGTATGCGTTTGACAGTCATTTTAGCTCATTCCACAAGAGCCATTTCAATCGGTAACTTAAAAGGCTGCTAATTGcactgtacagtaaatgtaacAGATGTTCTTGTggataaaaatgcatttttgaacAGCATACATTTTTagccatgcatatatatataaaagagttTGCAATATCGATTGAAATAGGTTCAAAAATAACCTGTAATTTATAACGGAGTTAAAGATATCATGCAACGTGAAAATTAATAAATGACGATGGCaggaattaaatatttatttgatattttcaAGCACACCCCTTTTGCATGGTTTTCTCCTTCGTTTGTCAGCTTCATTTGAGAGATTTCGCTGCTGTAATATGGCACAGCTTTATACTTTTGTGCAGCTACATTAAAACAATGCTAACATTCTGTAAGTTTAAGGGAACGTTTGGACATGATAAAGCAACTAAACTAACTGATCTAAACTGTGGCAGTTCAATGGAGGGTGCTGGATACAGGGTGGCAGTGTATTAATCTACTATACATTGTATCAAACATTCCATGCCTCCCACTGAAACATGGATTCCATTCCCCACACCACTGCCCGATGGCAGGGAGGACATCTGTGACACAAGGCTGTGCTTAAACCCTCATGttttcagctggtttcacagaccctggatGCTCTAGTCTTGGATTATGTTACCTGAGGTGACATGAGGGAGTCTGAGATTAGTGCCGATCGAGGTCTGTGGAACCAGCTGGAAATGTTTTGTGGAAATTCAGGGCTGCTCTGTCTCTCGtcacctcctcaagacccacctgtttagactgcacttgtagatctcttgatccaaataataataataataataataataataaagtaaaccaATTCCCATTTACTGCACATGATCCTGGTCACAGtcagtatttacaggatttgAAACCCTGGTcagaatttaaatataaatatttatgagTAATTTAAAATGGTACCGTGAAGCGGCCGGTTTTATGTTTTAAGACAATGAATTCCAAAGGTGAGCTGCCTGATATACAAAGGCATGCTGGCCCATATTAGATCTCAGTTTAGAAATTTTTAAAGTAGGCACATCATTTAGTGTCTGAAACgtctggttttgtttattttgcactgaGCCCTGATGCACTTTACCCAGCTCATCATCACTCTGTTAATAAACGGATGTGCTACAGCAGTCGAACTTGGATTTGAAGGTCCCTTTAGACTATGCTGTGACTTGTTGAAAACTTGTGAACCTATAAAAAGCAGTCTGTTTGACCTCTGCTCTCAAGAGTGCAGTCATTGGCgaatttcaccagtactttggtCTAAAATGTCTACCCTccgtttaaaatgtgttttcttcttAGGTAAAGTTTTACTTAAGAAGTTACCCCGTGTAACCGTAGCTCACATTTATCA
The sequence above is drawn from the Acipenser ruthenus chromosome 29, fAciRut3.2 maternal haplotype, whole genome shotgun sequence genome and encodes:
- the LOC117430941 gene encoding ethanolamine kinase 1-like — translated: METEIHVPVGSPVIRKLSICVDEHNVIPGALKLIKKLRPAWDTDRVQTKLFTDGITNKLVGCYLEECPADTVLVRVYGNKTELFVDRDNELKSFQVLHANGCAPHLYCTFQNGLCYEFMQGDAMGPQHVRDPVLFRLIAVEMARIHTIHAHNGCIPKPNLWIKLRKYFSLVTTEFTAEASNIRIQQEVPSLEVLEQEMAWMKEHLSQLGSPIVLCHNDLLCKNIIHNDKEGQVRFIDYEYASYNYQAFDIGNHFNEFAGVSEVDYSLYPSRELQMQWLHIYLQAYKRFTKKGEEVTECEIETLYVQINKFALASHFFWGFWALIQAKYSTIDFDFLRYAVLRFNQYFKMKPEVMALEIPE